CTGGAAACCAGAAATGGATTGTCAGTCATTATGCTATGCTCTCCACTGGATGGGGACCGCGCAACGAAGGGCGCGCGGCAACCGTGTAACTTACTCGGAAATGCCGGGATTGAAAAGCGAAACCGGCCTAGACGGCCTGCACCAGATTTCAGAATCCATGCCGGCGCAGGAATTCTTCATTGATGCTTGAGGGCTTGGCCGCGCCCTGACCCTGGCCGCTAACGTACGGCTCGATCATGCGCTGCACGTACTTGCCGATGAGGTCGGTTTCCATGTTAACGGCCCGCCCTGGAGCCCAGTCCAGGATGGTCGTTTGGCCCTGAGTTTCGGGGATGATGTTCACGCTGAGGAAATCCGGGCCGCATTCGTTGATCGTCAGGCTGATGCCGTCCAGAGCCACGGAACCTTTTTCGATAACCGTCGGTCCGTACTCGGCCGGGAACCGCAGAACGTACTTTTTCGACTCGCCGGCCGGGGAGACCGATTCGACCTCGGCCAGGCAGTCCACGTGGCCGCTGACCAGATGGCCGCCCAAGCGGTCGCCGAAGGCCAGGGCGCGCTCCAGGTTGACGTTCGAGCCGGGCCGCAGTTTCCCGAGATTGGTGCGGTGCATGGTCTCGGCCGAAGCATAGGCCGTGAACGCCGAGCCGTTCCACGTCTCCACGGTCAGGCATGCGCCATTGACCGCGATGGACTCGCCGATGCGTACGTCGGTCAGCGCAAAGCGCGGCGCGACGCGCAAACGCGATTCGGCCCCGCGGTTCTCGACGGCCTCGATACGGCCCAGGCCTTGAATGAGTCCGGTGAACATCCTGCTATTCTCCAACCGCCGCGACTTGCGGCCGTAGCGTGATCTCAAGGTCGCTGCCCGAAGGCTCCGCGCGCAGCACGCGCCAATCGACGGCCTCGGCCACGGACTCGACGCTACGGCCCGCGAAGGACGCAGGCGCGCGCTCGTCGCCCAGGGCGCGCGGGGCCAAAAAGACCTTCAACTCGTCGGCCGCGGATTGCAGGGCCAGACTCATGGCCATGTGCCCGCCGCCCTCGCAGAGCACGTAATGGCCGCCGGCATCGCGCATGAAGCGCTCC
The window above is part of the Desulfocurvibacter africanus subsp. africanus DSM 2603 genome. Proteins encoded here:
- a CDS encoding riboflavin synthase; translation: MFTGLIQGLGRIEAVENRGAESRLRVAPRFALTDVRIGESIAVNGACLTVETWNGSAFTAYASAETMHRTNLGKLRPGSNVNLERALAFGDRLGGHLVSGHVDCLAEVESVSPAGESKKYVLRFPAEYGPTVIEKGSVALDGISLTINECGPDFLSVNIIPETQGQTTILDWAPGRAVNMETDLIGKYVQRMIEPYVSGQGQGAAKPSSINEEFLRRHGF